The following nucleotide sequence is from Brachyspira suanatina.
TCTTCATCTAAATAACCGCATGATACACTTGCTATTGAAGATTTTCCTTCTACAAAATTGTATAATTTATCTGTTATGGACACAAATTTTAATACAAACCTTTTGAAAAGTGTATTTCTATCTCTGTCTTTTTTCATAGAAATCCATTTAAATAATTCTGTAATATTTATAAGTATGAATGGTAAAGGTTTTAATAAAAATTTCATATAATACTCATATTATTGCTATATTAGCATTCTGTTTATTTTGTTAAATGATAAATACTCATAATTTCATCTGGATTTTTAGTTTTTTTCATCTGTATCCATTCTATTAATCTAAGAATCCATATAAAAGGTATTAATATTGGAATTGATAAATATCTTAATATAGGTTTGATTTTTTCCATATTATGCTTCATTTTATTTAATTATTATAATATAATTTTAGAACTAATTTTGTTTTTATCAAGTCATTTTTTATTGTTATAATGTTTTGAATTATAATTATTGTTTGTATAAATATTATTGAAGCATATTGAATTAATTTAAATAGTAAATTATATTATTTATATAAAAATAATAAAAGGTATGAAATATGTCAAATGATACCAGATTAAAACCATCATTAAATTTATCTTCTGATGAAATTAGTTTAATTAATAAAATAGCACAAGAGCAAGCTAGAACTAAAAATAGTCTAATTACCTACATAGTTAAAGAATATTTAAAAGAATATCAAGAAAAACAAGCTAAAGAGAAAGGAGAACTATAAATAATGAAAACTACCAAAGACTATAAAAATGTATCATTGAATTTAACAAAAAAAGAGATTGAGTTCATTGATTCCAAGAGAAAAATACCATATAATATTTCATTTGCTAGTTTTTGTCTTGCTTTGATTCGTGAAGTATTAGAAGCTAGATATAAAGATGAATATAAAAAATATATAGAAGATGATATTAAGTAAAAATAAGGTATGTAAAAATGAAAGAATTAACTAGTCAAATAAAGAATGGTCGTGAATATGGCATTGCTGTATATTTAAATTTATTTGATGATGAAAAAAAATATTTTCAGAACTTATGATAAAAGAAAATAGAAACAAATCCAATTTAGCAAGTTATATAATAAAAAAATATTTAAAAGAATACCAAAATGCTAATGATTTAGAAAACTCAGATAAGCAGTAAAAGGTATTTTGTTATTTATATATTATTAGATTATATGTAATAATCAAAGGATTACATAAATGGAAGAATCAAATAAAAAGAAATATGTATATAAAAGATTAAGTTCAACAATAAATTTAAATGATGATGAGTTTAATTTACTTGATGAGATTGTAGAAAAATCTGGAATGAATAAAAATCAAATTGTTACTTATGCTTTACGTGAATATTTCAAAAAATATACTGATGAAAATAAACAAGATGATGTAAATACTTTTAATAATAATGAAAATAATAATATAATAGTAGATAATCAAAATAATAATAATATTTCAATAGGTGATTTAAATAATTCTATTAATATATTAAATCAATCAATTAATAATCTAGCTGATTTAATAAAGAAAGATAATACTAATAATGACTAATGATATTTTTTGATTTCTTTGTAAGTATAATATTTTTTTAATTGTCTAATATTTTTATATAATTTAAGTTTTATAAAATTTCAATTACTAATTTAAACTTAAAAGAGGATAGTTAAATTAATAACTACCCTCTTATACACTTTATAAATAGATATTTTTATTATTCAAAGATTGTTTTGTATTTGTCTTTTAAATAAGGTGTTATTTCTTTTATAGGTATTAATACTCTAGTTTCACCTATTGCATAAGGTCCTATTTCATAAATGCCCCAAGTAAATACTAAACCTTTTGATGTCAAATAGAAATTATTATTTTCTAATGTAAGTTCATCTAAACCTATATAAGAATTAGCATCTCTGCCTTCAAGATTTACTAATTTATCTTTTACTAATTTTAATAATTCTGGATTTTTTAAGTCTGTTATTAAATCTTCTATTTTTAATTTACTTCCATCTTCTAATGAGTATACACTGTTTACTGTAGCATAATTTCCATGTGCTCCGCCAGTATATTCATAAACTAATTTATTTATAGATACAACTTTTTTACTTAAATAATCTATACCAAATTGAGAAGAATAATTTTCTATATGTGATATATAATCTGATTTTACCCACTCATCATAGATAGGAGTCATTTTATTGCTTACTATAGTTTGAGCTGTTAATAATTTACCCAAATCATTGAAAGTGCTTGCATCAGTTATTCCAAAATCTTTATTAATGTCTAAATTAATTTTATCAATACTTGCAGATTTGCTGTCATTATTTAAAGCAAATATTGCAGTTTTGAATTGAAAGAATCTTTGACCATTAGTTGATGATTCAGGAGAAACATTTGAATAAGCATATTCAATTATTCTAGCACCAGTTATAGATGTTTTTCCAGTTTTGAAAGTCATTTCTTTACCATCTATTGTAGCTACGAATGGATATGCTATGCTAGGGAAATTTCCTTCTAATGTTTTATTGTCATAAGAAGTTGCTGATATATTGCCTTCATCAAGCTCGCCTGCTCTTGTAACATTGAATGTGTTTAAATTTTGATTAATGTCTCTGTAATATACTACTCCGAAATTTCCGCTTTCATTCTGTGCTATTTCAGAGTTGATATATTCTCCAGTATCAGCTACTAAATATACAACTTCATAATTGTTAGCTTTTTCATTTTCGCTAAGCTGTAATGGTTTTACTTCTGCAGTATTATTTTCGGTTGCTGTTTCCTGTTTAGCATTGTTTGAATTACCGCATGAAACAAAAACAAATAAAGTACATAATGCTGTTAAAAAAATTGCTTTCATTTTTACCCTCTTTTTTATATATTACTCCCGAAAATATACTATAGATATAACAACGTATATTTTTTTATGTAAAATATTTTGTTTTAATAAATGAAATTTTTACAATAATAAAAAATTAATTATAAAAATTTAAAATATGATACCTCATTAACTATATTTTCTGTTTTTTCAAGTATATTATTACTTTCATTTGCACCTTGTTCAGCTATATTTGAATTTGTATAATTAATATTATTAAGTTCAGTAACAGCAGTATTTATTTTTGACATACTTTCTTCTTCGTCTTTTATAGATTGTAATATTGATACCAATATATCAGACATTTCATTTGCAAAACTTTCTATTTCTTCTAACGCCTTAGAAGATTCTCTTACTGTAGTTTCCCCTACCTCTATTTTTTTTGTAGTTTCGCTTACTATACTGCTTATATCTTTTGCTGCAGTGCTTACATTTGTAGATAAATTTCTTACTTCTGAAGCAACAACTGCAAATCCTTTACCTTGATCACCAGCACGTGCTGCCTCAACTGAAGCATTAAGAGCTAATATATTTGTTTGAAAAGCTATGGATTCTATTATAGAAGTTATATTTGCTATTTTTTTACTATATTCATATACTTCTATAACATTTTTGGATGTATCTTTTATAGCATTAACACCTCTTATTGTTGATTCCAACATATTATCACTTGTTTTTTTAGCATTGTCTGTATTAACTACAGTATCTTTTATAGATGAAAATACAATTTCTATTGAGTTTGTTAATTCTTCTAATGAGGAGGATTGTACAGAAACTCTTTGTGATAAATTTTTATTTCCATTATTTATTATTTCCATAGAACTATTAATGCCATTAATTTCATTTTTCAAGTTATGAATAATGCTACCTAATTTGTTTTGCATCATTCTCATTGCCCTAACTAGAGTTCCAGTTTCATTCTTTTTTTCTAATTCTTTTTTATTAAAGGAAGCATTAAAATTTCCATCAGACATAGACTCTACAATTTTTATTGTATTGTTTAAAGTGTTCGATATAGGTTTTGCTATTATTGTAAGCAGTATTGACTCCATTAATATTAACATTATAAATCCTACTATCATAACGATAATAAGTCTAATAACATTCCATTCTAAAATATCTATATTAGCTTCCACTATTAAATACCATGGAGTATTTTTTATATTTGTACTCATATATAATTTCTTATCTTTAATAAATGCAAATGAATCAGTTCCTAATATATCATTTTTATGGACTGAGAATATTGCATTATTAAAAATATTTTCTTTTAAAATAGCATTTTTATTTTTATGATAGAAATAAACTCCATCTCCGTTTATTAAACTTATATTATAATTGTATATCATTGCATTAGATAAAGTATCATTAGCAATTTGATTAAATATTATATCTACACCTAATATTCCACGTACTGTATTATCATCATTATAAATTGCTTTGCTGAATGCTATTGCTAATGATTCTGTAACAACATCAATATATGGATTTGATATAAATATATTAGTAGTTTCTAATGCTTTTATAAACCATTCTCTAGTGGTTTGATCATAATCTGATGGTAAAGGGGCACTATTGAACATTACTCCTCCATCTTTGTATGGAACAGTTGTAGCAAAATATATATTTGCTATATCATTATCTCGTCTAACTATATTTGACATTATAGTAGGAAAATTATTTGTATAATATTCTGCTTCCAAATATGATGAAAATATTTCTATTTGTTTCTTTATTGCATACATATTATTATCTAATACATTGGATAATAATTTAGCATTATCTTTAGACATAGTAATAAACTCATTTTTATATTTTGGTATATATAAAGACAAAACAGTTATAAATATAACCATTATACATATTGTATAAGGTATTATAAAGCTTAAAATAAGTTTATTCTTTTTGTATAAATTAATCATAAAAAATCCTTTTAGTAGTTATATTATTAATATTAAATAAAGAAACTGATGATAATAACTGAAAATAATGATAATAATATGTATTAATATTCATATTTTTAGTATACTATAATAACTTTATTTTTCAATGATAATAATAAAATTTTTTTTATTATTAATAATAATATTTTTGATATCCAATGGCTGTAAAAAACTTGTTATATTTATATTTTTATATTAGAATAAGTA
It contains:
- a CDS encoding methyl-accepting chemotaxis protein, which encodes MINLYKKNKLILSFIIPYTICIMVIFITVLSLYIPKYKNEFITMSKDNAKLLSNVLDNNMYAIKKQIEIFSSYLEAEYYTNNFPTIMSNIVRRDNDIANIYFATTVPYKDGGVMFNSAPLPSDYDQTTREWFIKALETTNIFISNPYIDVVTESLAIAFSKAIYNDDNTVRGILGVDIIFNQIANDTLSNAMIYNYNISLINGDGVYFYHKNKNAILKENIFNNAIFSVHKNDILGTDSFAFIKDKKLYMSTNIKNTPWYLIVEANIDILEWNVIRLIIVMIVGFIMLILMESILLTIIAKPISNTLNNTIKIVESMSDGNFNASFNKKELEKKNETGTLVRAMRMMQNKLGSIIHNLKNEINGINSSMEIINNGNKNLSQRVSVQSSSLEELTNSIEIVFSSIKDTVVNTDNAKKTSDNMLESTIRGVNAIKDTSKNVIEVYEYSKKIANITSIIESIAFQTNILALNASVEAARAGDQGKGFAVVASEVRNLSTNVSTAAKDISSIVSETTKKIEVGETTVRESSKALEEIESFANEMSDILVSILQSIKDEEESMSKINTAVTELNNINYTNSNIAEQGANESNNILEKTENIVNEVSYFKFL
- a CDS encoding RsiV family protein; the encoded protein is MKAIFLTALCTLFVFVSCGNSNNAKQETATENNTAEVKPLQLSENEKANNYEVVYLVADTGEYINSEIAQNESGNFGVVYYRDINQNLNTFNVTRAGELDEGNISATSYDNKTLEGNFPSIAYPFVATIDGKEMTFKTGKTSITGARIIEYAYSNVSPESSTNGQRFFQFKTAIFALNNDSKSASIDKINLDINKDFGITDASTFNDLGKLLTAQTIVSNKMTPIYDEWVKSDYISHIENYSSQFGIDYLSKKVVSINKLVYEYTGGAHGNYATVNSVYSLEDGSKLKIEDLITDLKNPELLKLVKDKLVNLEGRDANSYIGLDELTLENNNFYLTSKGLVFTWGIYEIGPYAIGETRVLIPIKEITPYLKDKYKTIFE